ttttcgaaaaaaagagaagaaaagaggagaaaagagaaagaggagaagaaaaggAGTACCGACGTCGGAGGAAGTAGCGACGACGCAAGCGGCGGAGGCGACTGAGGCGGCTAAGGTTTCGTGAAGAGGaaggaggaggaagaagaagaggaagaagaaaggaaaaaaaaaaggaaaaattttaacacaGTCGGGTCGACCCTACCGATCAATGAGGATCTCAACaacctaaaacaaaaacaaatagaaaatggcaaaagcaaaaaaaaggcGAAAAAAAAAGCATTATAGCAAGAGCAGCTGACCCACTAATGACCAAAGCAATTTAACAAGAAGCTccaaatttcatgaaatttcaaagaAGTCGGACCAAGAAGCCAGGCCAGACCAGACGCATCAAATTTAACAGCCTAAAAGGCCTAAAAgcgtgaaaaaaaaaagaaaaaaaagagaaagaaaaaaaaaagaaaaaaagaaaaaaagaagaagagcaaCCCGTTCGGCGAAGCTCGTGTTTTAGATTTTTCggtaatttcatttatttctcttttaatttaatgctcgtatttttatgttatttcattttaatattattagcattttatgcattttttatatttttgtatttatattttcaatttaattcaattttaattttattttattttaaataattttaaaaaaaataaggtaaCGGATCGATTTATCATAAAATCGTTGATTTCAttgctatgttgggtgaatatcaccGGTTTGTGTTAAACTCGATAcgtccttttaaaaaaataaaaaatattcaaaatattcatattttcataaaaaaaatcctcgggttttgaaattttcatgtcttcaaaaaaattctcgtgttttcaaaaataaggtaACAAATCGATTTGACACTAATTCGTTGATTTCATTGCTATGTTGAGTGAATATCACCGATTAGTGTTAAATACGATACGTGCTTaataaaaaatcagaaaatttttcgtgttttcaaaaattctcgtgtttcaaaaattttcatgttttcaaaaattctcgtgttttcaaaaaattccaattttcaaaaattttcatgttttcagaAAATTCCCGTGTTTCAAAAAtcctcgtgttttcaaaaatttcggtgttttgaaaattttcgtgttttcaaaaaaaaatctcgtgtttcataaattttcattttttttaaatttgtgtttccaaaattctcgtgttttaaaaaaattttctcatGTTTCAATCAGATCGcgagtaaatattaaattgaactcgtatttttgaaaattaagacaacacgcgtttaacgagataccaattttgggcgtcgcgagggtgctaataccttcctcgcgtgtaaccgactctcgaactctaattttctctatattttcacgtagacctaaaattacctcttttttagaaaaatttaaaaataagtttttaaaaataagtttttcttctaaaaagataatttattaggtgtcagatcacacctagaaaaaagatcggtggcgactctttttttttaaataaagtcgAGACAttgctttcaaattttcaataatcacttcgactagcgcccgtgccaaaatttttaggtcgctacagctGGCAACTCCACTGGGGACCTTTTTTGAGAGTTGAGTCTAATGTTAAACGCatgttgtcaaaatttttaaaattctttattcaaattaatttttaatcgtgatccttgaattttgttttgaaaagtcatgcatttgcattcggtttttaaaattaatatttttctaacgtgttttatttttctgtttttgtcaGCTCTAAGTTTTacgttttacttttttttgttttagtaaataaaaaataaaaggtttgtgagtttctccCCACACACCGTGCACTTGCATTTTTGCATAACATGAGCTCTCTACCCGGGCTCCGTCTGTTTAAGTGGAAGTAAacgctacgccttcgtgagttaactcgtccctccgcaCAGGTTAGTAATTACTTTCGGGTTACATATGGCTTAtgctttcgtgagttaacttgtccctccgcataggcataagtaaatgtaatccctCGAATTGAACTCGCAAGCCCATGACGGGTGATAACCGAGGCTCCGTACTAACCTTAGTAGGTGATAGTATGGACAATTCGAGTACCTATCTAGAACCGAAACCACATATAGTAAACCGTATGAGCCACCTAATTAGAGTTATGCCGAACCTCTGCCCGTTTGATAGTTACCAAAATAAGTACACGGGAGAAATGCCTCtgaccttttatttcttttacatttacacTTATTTGCAAATGAATTGAGTCTGTTTAATAAATTGGGTCGGATAGATTGTCTGATGGTATGTGGGGTAGGTTTTTGTAAAGCTTGTTggggcaaaaaaaaaatgtgggTCTGTTCCTCCAAATTGCATGATTGAATAGCTTAATTCGTTAAACTTCCCAtagttcttatttttcttttttcttctatttatatCTGTTGTGATCACTAACCGAGGTTATTCGTTTTTATTCTATTTGTCATCATGCATCATAGGCATCTCATTAGGAAGGTGTTAATTAGAGATTGGTTGCCAAAAACGGGTTTCTGATGAAGGAGTCAATTACACGAGTAACTGAGAAAAATGTTGTAGTCCGAGATTGGTTTTTGAGGACTCAAAAAGCGAAAGGGGACAGTTTGAAGGAAGGATACACCTCTGATCTTCCCGAGCGTGTGACCTTGAATGGGCGTCAGAATGATCTTGAAGACTTGATTGGGATTTGGAAGCAGTGGGACTCAGATACTAGGGGCATCTTTACTGAAAAATGCGGGGATATATCTCACTTGGTAGCAATCAATGTGAACGAGCAGTTGATCCAAGCCATGGTTCGATTCTGGGACCCTGCCTATCAatgtttcactttcaatcaaGAAGATATGACTCCGACTAAAGAAGAGTATGTTGCCCTGCTTCGCATCGATAATGTACAATTCAATAAGATATATGTGAAGGAGCCTAAACCAATGACCTTCAAGAATAAGTTAATGAAGTTGACGGGGATGACTGATACATGggctgaaaaataaataaagaagaagaatgaagtCAGTTGTGTTTCATGGTTTTCTCTTCGAGAGTTAGTTTAGAATCATCCAGATACTTTGAGAAGGATAGATCTGTTTGCCTTGGCTATTTACAGACTAGTCATATTCCCAAAGGTTCTCGGGCACATTGGATTCGCGGTAGTGGATTTCTTTGAAAAATTAAGGTAAGGAAGCAACCCTGTCCCAACCATATTAGCCGAGGCTTTTAGGTCCCTAAATGCTTGTAGGAAAAAAGGAGAAGGGCATTTTATTGGATGCGCTCAGTTACTTAATGTTTGGAtttttagtcacttttggaaagtGGAACGCACACATTTCCATATGTTCTCAAAAACATTCGCTCCTTTAGAAGCACACATTGAAAAAGATTGGCCAAGGGATGTCACTGAACAACACTGGGTCTCGGTTTTTCAGAATCTCCGTGCTGAAGATATAACTTGGAGAGCACATTGGATTCGTCCTTCTGTCTTGTTATACAAGTGTGAGAACCAAGACTGGGTGCCTTTGCTAGGATTATGGGGAGGAGTGGGATATACTCCGTTGATGGTTCAGAGACAGTTCGCTTCGCGACAGTTTGTACCAGTTACTAATGGATTGGCACAATCGGAGTTTGCCTTTACGGGTGAGAGTTACATGAAAAGGGTGCGAGATACCGTGAATTCTTGGAAGAAAGTCTACCTAATGGAATTGGCTCTCTATGCTGATATTATCACTGCAGATTATGACATATGGAGACAACGACGAGTGAAGAGTCAGCTAACCCAGCCGATTGACGTTACTTGCCAGAATCCGTTCTCAAAGGAAATACCGTCCGAGCTAGAATTGGCAAGACATGAAACGTGAAAAAGCTAAACTGTTACGAGATATTAGTTCTCTTCAGGAGGAAAACTACCAGTTGAAGATTGATGttcaaattgaaaaatccaGAACCGAAAAAGTCTAAAAAGAAGTTGAGGTCACGAGAAAGGATTTGAGGGACCTTAATTTAGAAAACAAGAAATTAAGAGGCACTATAAGGAATAGTGGTTTAGGCAAATCATCGGCATATTGGAAAGAGGAACTGAGCAATATCAAATGTGGGATGGAATTTTGGAAAACCAAAGCGAAGAAGGAGGAGGAAAGAGCTGCACGTGCAATGATAGAATTGAGAAAGAAGAATGTTGAATACGAAACTGTGTCTACAGAATTAACGGCAAGTCAGTCTGAGTGTCAAgagctaaaagaaaaaattcgaAGTATAGAAAGTACACTGCAAGCTCATCAGCAACATTTGGATGACCTCCTGAGAGCTCTAGAAGAGAAGAATGGTCAGCATGACAGAGACATTCGCGCCTATGAAAGAGCCCTCCAAGAAAAGGATATGCATCTCAGTGGTTTGGTCAACAAAATTCGCAAGGCGGCTGCGCAGGTAGTACAATTATCAGATGAAGCGGAAGTGGCTAAGAAATTTGTGTAACTGTTAAAACTAGGATGGCGAAACTTTTTGTAATAGACTCTTTTGATTAATGAAATACCCAAATATGGGGCTATCTTGAAACCAACACCCATTTTTTAGCATATTTTTACATAACTAACATTCAGTATTCATTAGTcgttcattcattcattcagtATTCATTagtcattcattcattcattgtATGTACATATCACCCTAATCATTTGCTAAGGTTAAAACCATCTAATCCACAGTTGCTACACTACGAGTCTGGAATCACGTCACTCTTATAGGACGCGCCTAAGAGCTAGAGCTATGGATGCCGAACTCAATGAAAGAATGGAAAGGATGGAAAGGACGCAAAGAGAGTTGCAAGAATAACTAGCCAAGTCACAGCAAGAGGCAAGAGATTTGATGGTGAGATCTCGAGAGGAATCACTCAAGCAAAAGGatcaaatggccaaaatgatggaaatgatgACGGCTTTGATCAAAGGAAAGGGACCTATGCAGATCCCTGATATCGTAGAGCCGCCTCAGTCAAGAGCTAATCAAGATCCACTTTATCCTTCGGGATTCACTCCACCTCATGTCCACACAATGCAAAGAGGATATCCCCAAAGGGAACCTACAGTCTTGGAACAACATCCTGCTCCATCTGCTCAGTTAGGACAAGGAATGTTTGTGTCGAACCCTGGGGCAAATCCCTCAGATCCAATTGTTCCCGACTTAGATGATCCTGTAGAAATAGCAAGGCTGAAAATTGATGACAATAATGCTCAGGATAAATATAGAATCTCGGAAGAGGATCGAGCGATGAAGGTCTTGAAGTTTTCTCTGCTTTGTGTGCCAAAGAGCTCAGTTTGGTACCTGATCTGGTTCTACCCCCAAAATTTAAGGCGCCAGATTTTGAGAAGTATGATGGAACAAGATGTCTAAAGGCGCATCTGATCATGTTTTGCTGAAAGATGACTGGTTATGTGAACGATGATAAGTTTTTGGTACATTGCTTTCAAGATAGTTTGGTTGGCTCAGCTCTTCGATGGTATAATCAGCTCAGTAGAGAGAGAATCCGATCATGGAAGGATTTGGCATCAGCATTCTGTGAGTAATATAGGCATGTATCGGATATGGTGCCTGATCGACTAACTTTACAAATGATGGAAAAGAAACCGACAGAGACTTTTTGGCAATATAcacaaagatggagggataTCTCTACTCAGGTGGAGCCACCATTAACTAAGACAGAGATAACAGTTCTTTTCATTAATACTCTGAAAGCGCTGTTTTACGATAAATTggtaggaagtgccacaaaggACTTTGCGGATGTTGTAATATCCGAGGAGCTTATTGAAAATACCGTCAAGAGCGGAAGAATGGAGAGCCCCGAGAGTTCGAAGAGGGTAGTACCcgtgaagaaaaaagaagcagAAGCCCATATGGTTGGAACTGAGAGTCACTGTACCTTCAATCCGTACCCCGCCCAATCACGACCACATTATCGCCCACCTTCAAACTTTTACTTTCCTCCTCAAGGTCCTTACTATCAAACACCTCCCTCTTACCCCGTATATGCCATGAACAACCAAAGACCATTCACCATGTTCCTACCAAATACCATACCTATACCAAACCAACCCAAAAATGAACAAAGACCAGCAAGACCTAATTCTGAAATACCTCAATTTACACTAATTCCCGTATCATATGGAGAATTATACCCGAAgctattggaaaaaaaattaatatcccCACATTATATGGCACCCATGAAGCCCCCATACCCGAAGTGGTATAATCTTAATGCTAGTTGTGTGTATCACGCTAGGAATCAGGGACACTCTACAGAAAATTGTTTAGCCTTTAAAAATAGGGTTAAAGGTCTCATTGACGCTGGCATTTTGCGATTCGATGGTGTTAGCAATGTGACGGGAAATCCTCTTCCTAACCATACTGGCGGAAATGTAAATGCGGTGACAAATGAAGAAAATTAGAGAGCCAAAGGTTATGTTACCGAAGTAAAGACAGCTTTGCGGAAGGTATGGGAGATGATGATTAAAAATGGCTTGCTCTATCCGTCTAGTAAGATTCTCAAAGAAGAAAGTACAAAAGACCAGAGTTTCTGTGATTTTCATGGCGTCCAAGGGCATGACATCCAATCTTGTAAGGAATTTAGGAAATTATTTCAGGacatgatggataacaaagaggTCAAGGTCTTTGATAGGTTGGATGGGgccgaagaagaagaaatatgtgCCTCTGATAATCAATCGATGGCTTTCCCTTATAGCGTCGATAGACCTTTAGTGATTTATTACGAGGCAAAGAAGGAAGATGTTAGTCGAGAAGTTAAACCAAGTTTGATAATCGAAGTACCTGCTCATTTCTCTTACAAGGACAACAAGGCAGTGCCATGGAAGTATGATGTGAATATTGTTGTGCCTGAAGGTGAAAAGTCAAAAGTTATGAATGAAGGTGTCGGCGGAGTAGGACATTTTACTCGCAGCGGAAGGTGTTATTCTCCCGAGACGGTTGAACCAAAAAAGAAAGTTGCTGGCCCGAGCCAAAAAGGAAAAGCACCAATGTATGAGGTTGAGGATGATGTTGAAACACAGCTTGAGCAAGAAGTTAAAAAGGCTGTGAATGAGGAGGAAGCACATGAgttcttaaaatttattaagcACAGTGAATATAGCGTTGTAGAACAATTAAACAAGCAGCCGGCTCGAATCTCGGTACTGTCTCTATTGTTGAACTCGGAGCCACATCGAAATGCCTTACTAAAAGTGTTAAATGAAGCTTATGTGGCGAACAATGTATCTGTGGAAAAGCTTGATAGGTGGGCAAATAATCTAAATGCAGataatttcatctcttttagtGATGACGAAATACCGCCAAATGGTAGGGGCTCCGTAAAAGCATTGCACATCACAACCAATTGCAAAGGTTACATATTACCAAATGTGCTCATCGACAATGGATCTGCACTCAATGTTATGCCTTTTGCCACGCTTTCTAGGATGCCGGTTGATATGTCCTATCTGAGGCCTTGTTATTctatagtaagggcatttgatgggaCACGACAAGAGGTCATGGGAAAAATTGAAATTCCTCTAAAAGTGGGGCCATGTGTATATGATATCGAGTTCCAGGTCATGAACATCACGCCTTCATACAATTACCTCTTAGGAAGAccttggatccattctgctggAGCAGTTCCTTCGTCTCTCTATCAAAAAGTGAAGTTTATCATGGATAGCCGCTTGATTACTGTCGATGGTGAAGAAGACATCGTCGTATCTATCTCTGCTGATACACCCTACATCGAAATAAGCGAAGATGTTGTAGAATGTTCTTTTCACTCATTGGAATTTATTAATGCTGCATTTGTTGCTGAAGGGAATAAGATCCCCATTTTCAAACTGTCGAGGAATACCAATATGGGAGTTAAGCTGACTGTGGGAAAAGGAGCTCGAGCGAGGAAAGGTTTGAGAAAATATCAACAAGGGATGGTTAGAGCCTTGAAACCAACACACCATAAGGGTCGATACGGTTTGGGGTTCAAGCCAGATATAcatcaaagaagaaaacaattgCAGAAAAATCGAGAGAGAAGAATCGCAAGGGTTTCAGGCTAGGAATTGGAATGGGAGCCGTTAGTGTATCCTCCTTTGTTAAGAACATTTACATCAGCAGGAGTGATGTACCCAGGGCAGAACAATTCGCAAGTCacattattgattgaaaagggTCTTCAGAATATCAGCCTAAATGTTATTgacaatgaaaatgatgaaattaagaaTGCTTCAATGATACGCCCTTGTCCTCTAGGATATGTTTTGAACAACTGGACTGCTGTGGACCTCCTTGTAGTTTTT
The Gossypium raimondii isolate GPD5lz chromosome 8, ASM2569854v1, whole genome shotgun sequence DNA segment above includes these coding regions:
- the LOC105793442 gene encoding uncharacterized protein LOC105793442, producing MMIKNGLLYPSSKILKEESTKDQSFCDFHGVQGHDIQSCKEFRKLFQDMMDNKEVKVFDRLDGAEEEEICASDNQSMAFPYSVDRPLVIYYEAKKEDVSREVKPSLIIEVPAHFSYKDNKAVPWKYDVNIVVPEGEKSKVMNEGVGGVGHFTRSGRCYSPETVEPKKKVAGPSQKGKAPMYEVEDDVETQLEQEVKKAVNEEEAHEFLKFIKHSEYSVVEQLNKQPARISVLSLLLNSEPHRNALLKVLNEAYVANNVSVEKLDRWANNLNADNFISFSDDEIPPNGRGSVKALHITTNCKGYILPNVLIDNGSALNVMPFATLSRMPVDMSYLRPCYSIVRAFDGTRQEVMGKIEIPLKVGPCVYDIEFQVMNITPSYNYLLGRPWIHSAGAVPSSLYQKVKFIMDSRLITVDGEEDIVVSISADTPYIEISEDVVECSFHSLEFINAAFVAEGNKIPIFKLSRNTNMGVKLTVGKGARARKGVMYPGQNNSQVTLLIEKGLQNISLNVIDNENDEIKNASMIRPCPLGYVLNNWTAVDLLVVFKSPSECSDINGMNNPVMNPEINFEKAVCLGEFEADENVEDCVSSPDLLRMVEQEERQILPHQESVEVVNLGNEEKKQEVKIETSISENTRRDLIALLHEYKDVFAWFYQDMPGLKTDIVVHKLPLKPECKPVQQKLRRMRPEMLLKIKEEVKKQFDAGFLQFSKYPEWVANIVPVPKKDGKVRMCVDYRDLNQASPKDNFPLPHIDTLVDNTAKHSLFSFIDGFSGYNQIKMAPEDMEKTTFITMWGTFCYKGESSKGKSWKMNFDGASNALGSGIGAVLVSPKRDHYPLTARLNFFCTNNIAEYEACIMGLRAAIKRKIKILEVHGDSTLVIYQIRGDWEVRDSKLVKYRDLIAELVKEFKEVTFNYFPREENQLADALATLASMFKANRETEIMLIQISIYETPAHCFSIEEESDGRPCFHDILEYIKNQRYPEQANENDKRTIRRMAIGFVLDGDILYKRGKDQVLLRCVDAVEARKILEEVHERICGTHASGFTIAR